A window of Ovis canadensis isolate MfBH-ARS-UI-01 breed Bighorn chromosome X, ARS-UI_OviCan_v2, whole genome shotgun sequence contains these coding sequences:
- the MED12 gene encoding mediator of RNA polymerase II transcription subunit 12 isoform X3 produces the protein MAAFGILSYEHRPLKRPRLGPPDVYPQDPKQKEDELTALNVKQGFNNQPAVSGDEHGTAKNVNFNPAKISSNFSSIIAEKLRCNTLPDIGRRKPQVNQKDNFWLVTARSQSAINTWFTDLAGTKPLTQLAKKVPIFSKKEEVFGYLAKYTVPVMRAAWLIKMTCAYYAAISETKVKKRHIDPFTEWTQIITKCLWEQLQKMAEYYRPGPAGSGGCGSTIGPLPHDVEMAIRQWDYNEKLAMFMFQDGMLDRHEFLTWVLECFEKIRPGEDELLKLLLPLLLRYSGEFVQSAYLSRRLAYFCTRRLALQLDGVSSHSSHVMSAQSTSTLPTTPAPQPPTSSTPSTPFSDLLMCPQHRPLVFGLSCILQTILLCCPSALVWHYSLTDSRIKTGSPLDHLPIAPSNLPMPEGNSAFTQQVRAKLREIEQQIKERGQAVEVRWSFDKCQEATAGFTIGRVLHTLEVLDSHSFERSDFSNSLDSLCNRIFGLGPSKDGHEISSDDDAVVSLLCEWAVSCKRSGRHRAMVVAKLLEKRQAEIEAERCGESEAADEKGSIASGSLSAPSAPIFQDVLLQFLDTQAPMLTDPRSESERVEFFNLVLLFCELIRHDVFSHNMYTCTLISRGDLAFGAPGPRPPSPFDDPADDPERKEAEGSSSSKLEDPGLSESMDIDPSSSVLFEDMEKPDFSLFSPTMPCEGKGSPSPEKPDVEKEVKPPPKEKLEGTLGVLYDQPRHVQYATHFPIPQEESCSHECNQRLVVLFGVGKQRDDARHAIKKITKDILKVLNRKGTAETDQLAPIVPLNPGDLTFLGGEDGQKRRRNRPEAFPTAEDIFAKFQHLSHYDQHQVTAQVSRNVLEQITSFALGMSYHLPLVQHVQFIFDLMEYSLSISGLIDFAIQLLNELSVVEAELLLKSSDLVGSYTTSLCLCIVAVLRHYHACLILNQDQMAQVFEGLCGVVKHGMNRSDGSSAERCILAYLYDLYTSCSHLKSKFGELFSDFCSKVKNTIYCNVEPSESNMRWAPEFMIDTLENPAAHTFTYTGLGKSLSENPANRYSFVCNALMHVCVGHHDSDRVNDIAILCAELTGYCKSLSAEWLGVLKALCCSSNNGTCGFNDLLCNVDVSDLSFHDSLATFVAILIARQCLLLEDLIRCAAIPSLLNAACSEQDSEPGARLTCRILLHLFKTPQLNPCQSDGNKPTVGIRSSCDRHLLAASQNRIVDGAVFAVLKAVFVLGDAELKGSGFTVTGGTEELPEEEGGGGSGSRRQGGRNISVETASLDVYAKYVLRSICQQEWVGERCLKSLCEDSNDLQDPVLSSAQAQRLMQLICYPHRLLDNEDGENPQRQRIKRILQNLDQWTMRQSSLELQLMIKQTPNNEMNSLLENIAKATIEVFQQSAETGSSSGNAASNMPSSSKTKPVLSSLERSGVWLVAPLIAKLPTSVQGHVLKAAGEELENGQHLDTSSRKERDRQKQKSMSLLSQQPFLSLVLTCLKGQDEQREGLLTSLYSQVHQIVTNWKDDHYLDDCKPKQLMHEALKLRLNLVGGMFDTVQRSTQQTTEWAVLLLEIIISGTVDMQSNNELFTTVLDMLSVLINGTLAADMSSISQGSMEENKRAYMNLVKKLRKELAERQSDSLEKVYQLLPLPKPTRDVITCEPQGSLIDTKGNKIAGFDSIFKKEILFPLLQAFKVCVVFSKFQQLTISHFLEQGLQVSTKQKISPWDLFEGLKPSAPLSWGWFGTVRVDRRVARGEEQQRLLLYHTHLRPRPRAYYLEPLPLPPEDEEPPAPTLLEPEKKAPEPPKTDKPGAAPPSTEERKKKSTKGKKRSQPAVKTEDYGMGPGRSGPYGVTVPPDLLHHANPGSISHLSYRQSSIGLYTQNQPLPAGGPRVDPYRPVRLPMQKLPTRPPYPGVLPTTMTGVMGLEPASYKTSVYRQQQPAVPQGQRLRQQLQSQGMLGQSSVHQMTPSSSYGLQTSQGYTSYVSHVGLQQHTGPAGTMVPPSYSSQPYQSTHPSTNPTLVDPTRHLQQRPSGYVHQQAPTYGHGLTSTQRFSHQTLQQTPMIGTMTSLGPQGVQAGIRSASILPEQQQQQQQQQQQQQQQQQQQQQQQQQQYHIRQQQQQQQQQQILRQQQQQQQQQQQQQQQQQQQQQQQAHQQQQQQAAPPQPQPQSQPQFQRQGLQQTQQQQQTAALVRQLQQQLSNTQPQPNTNIFGRY, from the exons ATGGCGGCCTTCGGGATCTTGAGCTACGAACACCGGCCCCTGAAGCGGCCGCGGCTGGGGCCTCCTGATGTGTACCCTCAAGATCCCAAACAGAAGGAG GATGAATTAACGGCCTTGAATGTAAAACAAGGTTTCAATAACCAGCCCGCTGTCTCTGGGGATGAACATGGCACTGCCAAGAATGTCAACTTTAATCCTGCCAAG ATCAGTTCCAACTTCAGCAGCATCATTGCAGAGAAGTTACGTTGTAACACCCTCCCTGACATTGGTAGAAGGAAGCCCCAAGTGAACCAGAAGGACAACTTCTGGCTGGTGACTGCACGATCCCAGAGTGCCATTAATACTTGGTTTACTGATCTGGCTGGCACCAAGCCACTCACACAACTAGCCAAAAAG GTCCCCATTTTCAGTAAGAAGGAAGAAGTGTTTGGGTATTTAGCCAAATACACAGTGCCTGTGATGCGGGCTGCCTGGCTCATTAAGATGACCTGTGCCTACTATGCAGCAATCTCAGAGACCAAGGTTAAGAAGAGACATATTGACCCCTTCACAG AATGGACTCAGATCATCACCAAGTGCTTATGGGAGCAGCTTCAAAAGATGGCTGAATACTACCGACCAGGGCCTGCTGGAAGTGGGGGCTGTGGCTCCACTATAGGGCCCTTACCCCATGATGTTGAGATGGCAATCCGGCAGTGGGACTACAACGAGAAGCTGGCCATGTTCATGTTTCAG GACGGAATGCTGGACAGACATGAGTTCCTGACCTGGGTACTTGAGTGTTTTGAGAAAATCCGTCCTGGAGAGGATGAACTGCTTAAActgctgctgcccctgctgcTTCGA TACTCTGGAGAGTTTGTTCAGTCTGCATACCTCTCCCGCCGCCTTGCCTACTTCTGTACACGGAGACTGGCCCTGCAGCTGGATGGTGTGAGCAGTCACTCATCTCATGTGATGTCTGCTCAGTCGACAAGCACACTGCCCACCACCCCTGCTCCTCAGCCCCCAACTAGCAGCACACCCTCTACACCCTTTAGTGACCTGCTTATGTGCCCTCAGCACCGGCCCCTAGTTTTTGGCCTCAGCTGTATCCTTCAG ACCATCCTGCTGTGTTGTCCTAGTGCCCTGGTTTGGCACTATTCACTGACTGATAGTCGAATCAAGACTGGCTCACCACTTGACCACCTGCCTATTGCCCCCTCCAACCTGCCCATGCCAGAGGGCAACAGTGCCTTCACTCAGCAG GTTCGTGCAAAGTTGCGGGAGATCGAGCAACAGATCAAGGAGCGAGGACAGGCCGTTGAGGTTCGCTGGTCTTTTGATAAGTGCCAGGAAGCTACTGCAG GCTTCACCATTGGACGAGTACTCCATACTTTGGAAGTGTTGGACAGCCATAGTTTTGAACGCTCTGACTTCAGCAACTCTCTTGATTCCCTCTGTAATCGAATCTTTGGATTGGGGCCTAGCAAGGATGGGCATGAG ATCTCCTCAGATGATGATGCAGTGGTATCATTACTGTGTGAATGGGCTGTCAGCTGCAAGCGTTCTGGTCGGCATCGTGCGATGGTGGTAGCCaagctgctggagaagagacaggCAGAGATTGAGGCTGAG CGTTGTGGAGAATCGGAAGCTGCAGATGAGAAGGGTTCCATTGCCTCTGGCTCCCTTTCTGCTCCCAGTGCTCCCATTTTCCAAGATGTCCTCTTACAGTTTCTGGATACACAGGCTCCCATGCTGA cGGACCCCCGAAGTGAGAGTGAGCGAGTGGAATTCTTTAACTTGGTACTGCTGTTCTGTGAACTGATTCGACATGATGTTTTCTCCCACAACATGTACACTTGCACCCTCATCTCCCGAGGGGACCTTGCCTTCGGAGCCCCTGGTCCCCGGcctccctctccctttgatgacccGGCTGATGACCCAGAGCGCAAGGAGGCtgagggcagcagcagcagcaagctggaG GATCCAGGACTCTCAGAGTCTATGGACATTGACCCTAGCTCCAGTGTGCTCTTTGAGGACATGGAGAAGCCTGATTTCTCA TTGTTCTCCCCCACTATGCCCTGTGAGGGGAAGGGCAGTCCATCCCCTGAGAAACCAGATGTTGAGAAGGAGGTGAAGCCCCCACCCAAGGAGAAGCTAGAAGGAACCCTTGGGGTTCTTTATGACCAGCCGCGGCATGTGCAGTATGCCACACACTTTCCCATCCCCCAG GAGGAGTCATGCAGCCATGAGTGCAACCAGCGGTTGGTCGTACTGTTTGGGGTGGGAAAGCAGCGAGATGATGCCCGCCATGCCATCAAGAAAATTACCAAGGATATCCTGAAGGTTCTGAACCGCAAGGGGACAGCAGAAACTG ACCAGCTTGCTCCTATTGTGCCTCTGAATCCTGGAGACCTGACATTCTTAG GTGGGGAGGATGGACAGAAGCGGCGACGAAACCGACCTGAAGCTTTTCCCACTGCCGAGGATATCTTTGCTAAGTTCCAGCATCTTTCGCATTATGACCAACACCAGGTCACGGCTCAG GTCTCCCGGAATGTTCTGGAGCAGATCACGAGCTTTGCCCTTGGCATGTCGTACCACTTGCCTCTGGTGCAGCATGTGCAGTTTATCTTCGACCTCATGGAATATTCACTCAGCATCAGTGGCCTCATCGACTTTGCTATTCAG CTGCTGAATGAACTGAGTGTAGTCGAGGCCGAACTGCTTCTCAAATCCTCAGATCTGGTGGGCAGCTACACCACGAGCCTGTGCCTGTGCATCGTGGCTGTCCTGCGCCACTATCACGCCTGCCTCATCCTCAACCAGGACCAGATGGCACAGGTCTTTGAGGG GCTGTGTGGCGTAGTTAAGCATGGGATGAACCGGTCCGATGGTTCCTCTGCAGAACGCTGTATCCTTGCATATCTCTATGATCTGTACACCTCCTGTAGCCATTTAAAGAGCAAATTTGGGGAACTCTTCAG TGACTTCTGCTCCAAGGTGAAGAACACCATCTACTGCAATGTGGAGCCATCAGAGTCCAACATGCGCTGGGCACCTGAGTTCATGATCGACACTTTAGAGAACCCCGCTGCTCACACCTTCACCTACACGGGGCTAGGCAAGAGTCTTAGTGAGAACCCTGCTAACCGCTACAGCTTTGTCTGCAATGCCCTTATGCACGTCTGTGTGGGGCACCATGATTCGGATAG GGTGAATGACATCGCCATCCTGTGTGCAGAGCTGACCGGCTATTGCAAGTCACTGAGTGCAGAGTGGCTGGGAGTGCTTAAGGCCTTGTGCTGCTCCTCTAACAATGGCACTTGTGGTTTCAACGACCTCCTCTGCAATGTAGAT GTCAGTGACCTGTCTTTTCACGACTCCCTGGCCACTTTTGTTGCCATCCTCATCGCTCGGCAGTGTTTGCTCCTGGAGGATCTGATTCGCTGTGCGGCCATCCCTTCACTCCTTAATGCTG CTTGCAGTGAACAGGACTCTGAGCCAGGGGCCCGGCTTACCTGCCGCATCCTCCTCCATCTTTTCAAGACACCTCAACTCAATCCTTGCCAATCGGATGGAA ACAAGCCTACTGTAGGAATCCGCTCCTCCTGTGACCGCCACCTGCTGGCTGCCTCCCAGAACCGCATCGTGGATGGAGCTGTGTTTGCTGTTCTCAAGGCTGTGTTTGTACTTG GGGATGCGGAACTGAAGGGTTCGGGCTTCACTGTGACAGGAGGAACAGAAGAACttccagaggaggagggaggaggtggcAGTGGCAGTCGGAGGCAGGGTGGCCGCAACATCTCTGTGGAGACAGCCAGTCTGGATGTCTATGCCAAGTACGTGCTACGCAGCATCTGCCAGCAG GAATGGGTAGGAGAACGTTGCCTTAAATCGCTGTGTGAAGACAGCAATGACCTGCAAGACCCAGTGTTGAGCAGTGCCCAGGCCCAGCGCCTCATGCAGCTTATCTGCTACCCACATCGGCTGCTGGACAACGAGGATGGGGAAAACCCGCAGCGGCAACGCATTAAGCGTATTCTCCAG AACTTGGACCAGTGGACCATGCGCCAGTCTTCGTTGGAACTACAGCTCATGATCAAGCAGACCCCTAACAAT GAGATGAACTCCCTCTTAGAGAACATCGCCAAGGCCACAATCGAGGTTTTCCAACAGTCTGCAGAGACAGGGTCATCTTCTGGAAATGCTGCAAGCAACATGCCCAGCAGCAGCAAGACCAAGCCTGTGCTCAG CTCCCTAGAACGCTCGGGTGTATGGCTGGTGGCTCCTCTCATTGCCAAATTGCCCACCTCAGTCCAGGGGCATGTGTTAAAGGCTGCTGGGGAAGAATTGGAGAACGGCCAGCACCTGGACACCTCTTCCCGCAAAGAACGTGATCGACAAAAGCAAAAGAG CATGTCCCTGTTGAGCCAGCAGCCCTTCTTATCCCTGGTGCTGACATGTCTGAAGGGGCAGGATGAGCAGCGTGAGGGACTCCTTACCTCCCTCTACAGCCAGGTCCACCAG ATTGTGACTAACTGGAAAGATGACCATTATTTAGATGATTGCAAACCAAAGCAGCTAATGCATGAGGCACTCAAACTGCGGCTCAACCTG GTGGGGGGCATGTTTGACACAGTGCAGCGCAGCACCCAGCAGACCACGGAGTGGGCTGTGCTCCTCCTGGAGATCATCATCAGCGGCACTGTCGACATGCAGTCCAACAA TGAGCTCTTCACCACTGTCCTGGACATGCTAAGCGTGCTCATCAATGGGACCCTAGCTGCAGACATGTCCAGCATCTCCCAGGGCAGCATGGAGGAAAACAAACGTGCCTACATGAACCTGGTGAAGAAGCTGCGG AAAGAGTTGGCGGAACGCCAGTCGGATAGTCTGGAAAAAGTTTACCAGCTGCTGCCACTGCCCAAGCCGACTCGAGACGTGATCACGTGTGAGCCGCAGGGCTCCCTTATTGACACCAAGGGCAACAAGATTGCTGGCTTCGACTCCATCTTCAAGAAGGAG ATACTTTTCCCTCTCCTGCAAGCCTTCAAGGTCTGTGttgtattttccaagtttcaGCAGCTCactatttctcattttctggAGCAGGGTCTTCAGGTTTCCACCAAACAAAAGATCTCTCCCTGGGATCTTTTTGAGGGCTTGAAGCCATCAGCGCCACTGTCTTGGGGCTGGTTTGGAACAGTCCGGGTGGACCGGCGCGTGGCCCGTGGAGAGGAGCAGCAGCGACTGCTGCTGTACCACACACACCTGAGGCCCCGGCCCCGCGCCTACTACCTGGAGCCACTGCCACTGCCTCCAGAAGACGAGgaaccccctgcccccaccctgctaGAGCCTGAAAAAAAGGCTCCAGAGCCCCCCAAAACTGACAAACCTGGAGCTGCTCCACCCAGCACTGAGGAACGCAAGAAGAAGTCCACCAAGGGCAAGAAGCGCAGCCAGCCTGCCGTCAAGACAGAA GACTATGGAATGGGCCCAGGCCGAAGTGGCCCCTACGGAGTGACAGTACCTCCAGACCTCCTGCACCATGCCAACCCTGGCTCCATCTCCCACCTTAGCTATAGGCAGAGCTCCATAGGCCTCTACACCCAGAACCAGCCACTGCCAGCAG GTGGCCCCCGCGTGGATCCATATCGCCCCGTGCGGTTACCAATGCAGAAGCTGCCTACCCGCCCACCTTACCCCGGAGTGCTGCCCACGACCATGACTGGTGTCATGGGACTGGAACCTGCCTCCTACAAGACGTCTGTGTACCGACAGCAGCAGCCTGCAGTGCCCCAAGGACAGCGCCTTCGCCAACAGCTCCAG AGTCAAGGGATGTTGGGACAGTCATCTGTCCATCAGATGACTCCCAGTTCTTCGTACGGTTTGCAGACCTCCCAG ggCTATACTTCTTATGTTTCTCATGTGGGATTGCAGCAACACACAGGCCCTGCAGGTACCATGGTGCCCCCCAGCTACTCCAGCCAGCCTTACCAGAGCACCCACCCTTCTACCAATCCTACTCTTGTAGATCCTACTCGCCACCTGCAGCAGCGGCCCAGTGGCTATGTGCACCAGCAGGCCCCAACCTATGGACATGGGCTGACCTCCACTCAAAG GTTTTCCCACCAGACACTGCAGCAAACACCCATGATAGGCACCATGACCtcactgggcccccagggtgTCCAGGCCGGCATCCGGTCAGCTTCCATCCtgcctgagcagcagcagcagcagcagcaacagcagcaacagcagcaacagcagcaacagcagcaacagcagcagcagcaacagcagtaccATAtccggcagcagcagcagcagcagcagcagcaacagatccTGCGG cagcagcaacagcagcagcagcagcaacagcagcagcagcagcaacagcagcaacagcagcagcaacaagcacaccagcagcaacagcagcaggcgGCTCCtcctcagccccagccccagtcccAGCCCCAG TTCCAGCGCCAGGGGCTTCAGCAgacacagcaacaacaacagacaGCAGCTTTGGTCCGGCAGCTCCAACAACAGCTCTCCA ACACCCAGCCACAGCCCAATACCAACATATTTGGACGCTACTGA